In Rhinatrema bivittatum chromosome 11, aRhiBiv1.1, whole genome shotgun sequence, a single window of DNA contains:
- the FCN3 gene encoding ficolin-3 isoform X1 translates to MHQNILPRCLLPVLLCAARAVHGQPDSTTCPDVKVVGLSGSDRLSILQGCPGVPGALGPPGLVGAAGEKGQPGEPGKQGLQGEKGIPGKAGPKGDRGDPGESSDTVSALCQSGPKSCLELLERGDFLSGWFTIYLQGCRSLRVFCDMDTDGGGWLVFQRRQDGSVDFFRGWKSYKNGFGRHESEFWLGNDNIHMLTKDGSFELRVDLLDFSGGRSFAKYKGFQLRGENEKYQLVLGQFVEGSAGDSLTAHSGKPFSTYDKDSDGMEQNCAQVVRGAWWYDSCYHSNLNGPYPAFSQEAQKYGIDWKSGRGIGNSYKHTEMKFR, encoded by the exons ATGCATCAGAATATCCTGCCAcggtgcctgctgcctgtcctgctgTGCGCTGCCCGTGCTGTCCATGGGCAGCCCGATAGTACCACCTGCCCGG ATGTGAAGGTAGTGGGGCTCTCCGGGTCTGACAGGCTTTCTATCCTGCAGGGATGTCCTGGAGTTCCTGGAGCTCTGGGACCCCCAGGATTGGTTGGAGCAGCTGGGGAAAAGGGTCAACCTGGTGAACCGGGCAAGCAAG GGCTGCAGGGAGAAAAGGGAATTCCTGGAAAAGCAGGACCGAAAGGCGACAGAGGAGACCCTG GGGAGTCAAGCGATACAGTTTCAGCTCTGTGCCAGAGTG GCCCTAAAAGCTGTCTGGAGCTGCTGGAGAGAGGGGATTTCCTGAGCGGCTGGTTCACCATCTATCTGCAAGGCTGCCGGTCACTTAGAGTCTTCTGTGACATGGACACTGATGGGGGAGGGTGGCTG GTGTTCCAGAGGCGACAGGATGGGTCAGTAGATTTCTTCCGAGGCTGGAAGTCTTACAAGAACGGGTTTGGAAGGCACGAGTCTGAGTTCTGGCTGGGGAATGACAACATCCACATGCTCACCAAGGATG GAAGCTTCGAGCTGCGAGTGGATCTGCTGGATTTCAGCGGTGGACGCTCTTTTGCCAAGTACAAGGGGTTCCAGCTCCGTGGAGAAAATGAGAAGTACCAGCTGGTCCTGGGACAGTTTGTGGAGGGCTCGGCAG GGGACTCCCTAACAGCGCACTCTGGGAAACCCTTTTCTACCTACGACAAGGACAGCGATGGTATGGAGCAGAACTGTGCCCAGGTTGTACGTGGCGCCTGGTGGTATGACAGCTGCTATCATTCCAACTTGAATGGGCCTTACCCAGCCTTCAGCCAGGAAGCACAAAAATACGGCATTGACTGGAAAAGTGGCAGAGGCATCGGCAACTCGTACAAGCATACGGAAATGAAGTTTCGATAG
- the FCN3 gene encoding ficolin-3 isoform X2, whose product MHQNILPRCLLPVLLCAARAVHGQPDSTTCPGLQGEKGIPGKAGPKGDRGDPGESSDTVSALCQSGPKSCLELLERGDFLSGWFTIYLQGCRSLRVFCDMDTDGGGWLVFQRRQDGSVDFFRGWKSYKNGFGRHESEFWLGNDNIHMLTKDGSFELRVDLLDFSGGRSFAKYKGFQLRGENEKYQLVLGQFVEGSAGDSLTAHSGKPFSTYDKDSDGMEQNCAQVVRGAWWYDSCYHSNLNGPYPAFSQEAQKYGIDWKSGRGIGNSYKHTEMKFR is encoded by the exons ATGCATCAGAATATCCTGCCAcggtgcctgctgcctgtcctgctgTGCGCTGCCCGTGCTGTCCATGGGCAGCCCGATAGTACCACCTGCCCGG GGCTGCAGGGAGAAAAGGGAATTCCTGGAAAAGCAGGACCGAAAGGCGACAGAGGAGACCCTG GGGAGTCAAGCGATACAGTTTCAGCTCTGTGCCAGAGTG GCCCTAAAAGCTGTCTGGAGCTGCTGGAGAGAGGGGATTTCCTGAGCGGCTGGTTCACCATCTATCTGCAAGGCTGCCGGTCACTTAGAGTCTTCTGTGACATGGACACTGATGGGGGAGGGTGGCTG GTGTTCCAGAGGCGACAGGATGGGTCAGTAGATTTCTTCCGAGGCTGGAAGTCTTACAAGAACGGGTTTGGAAGGCACGAGTCTGAGTTCTGGCTGGGGAATGACAACATCCACATGCTCACCAAGGATG GAAGCTTCGAGCTGCGAGTGGATCTGCTGGATTTCAGCGGTGGACGCTCTTTTGCCAAGTACAAGGGGTTCCAGCTCCGTGGAGAAAATGAGAAGTACCAGCTGGTCCTGGGACAGTTTGTGGAGGGCTCGGCAG GGGACTCCCTAACAGCGCACTCTGGGAAACCCTTTTCTACCTACGACAAGGACAGCGATGGTATGGAGCAGAACTGTGCCCAGGTTGTACGTGGCGCCTGGTGGTATGACAGCTGCTATCATTCCAACTTGAATGGGCCTTACCCAGCCTTCAGCCAGGAAGCACAAAAATACGGCATTGACTGGAAAAGTGGCAGAGGCATCGGCAACTCGTACAAGCATACGGAAATGAAGTTTCGATAG